The following are encoded together in the Salmonella enterica subsp. enterica serovar Choleraesuis genome:
- the norV gene encoding anaerobic nitric oxide reductase flavorubredoxin, with protein MAIQVKNNIHWVGQRDWEVRDFHGTEYKTLRGSSYNSYLIREEKNVLIDTVDHKFSREFVQNLRAEIDLADIDYIIINHAEEDHAGALTELMSCIPDTPIYCTTNAIDSINGHHHHPEWNFNVVKTGDSLDIGNGKKLIFVETPMLHWPDSMMTYMTGDAVLFSNDAFGQHYCDEHLFNDEVDQAELYEQCQRYYANILTPFSRLVTPKITEILGFNLPVDMIATSHGVVWRDNPTQIVEQYLKWAADYQEDRITIFYDTMSNNTRMMADAIAQGINEVDPRVAVKIFNVSRSDKNDVLTNVFRSKGVLAGTSTMNNVMMPKIAGLVEEMTGLRFRNKRASAFGSHGWSGGAVDRLSTRLQDAGFEMSLSLKAKWRPDMDALELCRQHGREIARQWALGPLPEICPQVAPEAAPVATPQAAADLGPRMQCSVCQWIYDPKTGEPMQNVEPGTPWSEVPDNFLCPECSLGKDVFEELATEAK; from the coding sequence ATGGCTATTCAGGTGAAAAACAACATTCATTGGGTTGGACAACGTGACTGGGAAGTTCGTGATTTTCACGGTACCGAATACAAAACTCTGCGCGGCAGCAGCTACAACAGCTATCTCATCCGCGAAGAAAAAAATGTACTGATCGATACCGTCGATCATAAATTCAGCCGTGAGTTCGTCCAAAACCTGCGCGCCGAAATCGATCTGGCGGATATCGACTACATCATCATTAACCATGCTGAAGAAGACCACGCCGGTGCGCTGACCGAATTGATGTCTTGCATCCCCGATACTCCGATTTACTGCACCACTAACGCTATTGATTCCATTAACGGTCATCACCATCATCCGGAATGGAACTTTAACGTGGTGAAAACCGGCGATAGCCTGGATATCGGCAACGGCAAAAAACTGATTTTTGTTGAAACCCCAATGCTGCACTGGCCGGATAGCATGATGACTTACATGACAGGCGATGCCGTTCTGTTCAGTAACGATGCTTTTGGCCAGCACTACTGTGACGAGCATCTGTTTAATGATGAAGTTGATCAGGCTGAACTCTATGAACAGTGCCAGCGTTACTACGCCAATATTTTGACCCCATTCAGCCGTCTGGTCACGCCAAAAATTACCGAGATCCTAGGCTTCAATCTGCCGGTGGATATGATTGCGACCTCACACGGTGTGGTATGGCGCGACAACCCAACCCAGATTGTTGAACAGTATCTGAAATGGGCGGCCGATTATCAGGAAGACCGCATCACTATCTTCTATGACACCATGTCCAACAACACCCGCATGATGGCCGACGCCATTGCTCAGGGGATCAATGAAGTTGACCCTCGGGTTGCGGTGAAAATTTTTAACGTATCGCGCAGCGATAAAAATGACGTTCTGACTAACGTATTCCGCTCTAAAGGCGTGCTGGCCGGGACATCCACCATGAACAACGTGATGATGCCGAAAATCGCCGGTCTGGTTGAAGAGATGACCGGTTTGCGTTTCCGTAACAAACGCGCCAGCGCCTTTGGGTCCCACGGCTGGAGCGGCGGTGCGGTAGATCGCCTGTCTACCCGACTCCAAGACGCCGGTTTTGAAATGTCTCTGAGCCTCAAAGCCAAATGGCGCCCGGATATGGATGCACTGGAACTTTGCCGCCAGCACGGTCGCGAAATCGCCCGCCAGTGGGCACTGGGACCTTTACCTGAAATTTGCCCACAGGTTGCCCCAGAAGCCGCGCCAGTTGCCACTCCACAAGCCGCTGCTGACCTCGGTCCGCGTATGCAGTGCAGCGTTTGCCAGTGGATTTACGATCCAAAAACCGGTGAGCCAATGCAGAACGTAGAGCCAGGCACTCCATGGAGTGAAGTTCCGGACAACTTCCTGTGCCCTGAATGTTCACTGGGGAAAGATGTGTTTGAAGAGCTGGCTACGGAGGCAAAATGA